A portion of the bacterium genome contains these proteins:
- the metK gene encoding methionine adenosyltransferase — protein sequence MSQNLFTSESVTEGHPDKMCDRISDSILDACLARDAQARVACETFVKGFHDRTRLIIGGEISLDKQIIRKGLIPDYEEIARQAARDIGYTNQAWGMDADRADVELCITTQSADIRQGVDNGLDQGAGDQGLMFGYATDETASLMPLPIDLAHRLAHRLSTVRKEGILPWVLPDGKTQVSVRYVDGQPRSVETVVVSTQHLDGLGRAKPRGRSQSAFDEEVLAQVREGVIDHVINPVVPPDWRAKGMTIHVNPTGKFVIGGPHGDAGLTGRKIFFDTYGGMGRHGGGAFSGKDPSKVDRSAAYACRWVAKHLVRAGLARRCEIQVAYAIGVAEPVSINVNSFGTSQVKDEQLVKLVRRHVDLRPAAMIERLGLLSPIYAATSAYGHFGREEFPWEQVDEGLLKKLSR from the coding sequence ATGAGTCAGAATCTGTTCACAAGCGAGAGCGTGACCGAAGGGCATCCGGACAAGATGTGCGACCGGATCAGCGACAGCATCCTCGACGCCTGCCTGGCCCGCGACGCCCAGGCCCGCGTCGCCTGCGAGACCTTCGTCAAGGGCTTTCACGACCGGACCCGGCTGATCATCGGCGGGGAGATCAGCCTGGACAAGCAGATCATCCGCAAAGGCCTGATTCCCGACTACGAGGAGATCGCCCGCCAGGCGGCGCGGGACATCGGCTACACGAACCAGGCTTGGGGCATGGATGCCGACCGGGCCGATGTGGAGTTGTGCATCACCACCCAGAGCGCCGACATCCGACAGGGCGTGGACAACGGCCTGGACCAGGGGGCGGGCGACCAGGGCCTGATGTTCGGCTATGCCACGGACGAGACGGCCAGCCTGATGCCCCTGCCCATCGATCTGGCCCACCGCCTGGCCCACCGCCTCAGCACCGTGCGCAAGGAGGGGATCCTGCCCTGGGTGCTGCCCGACGGCAAGACCCAGGTGAGTGTGCGCTATGTGGACGGCCAGCCCCGCAGCGTGGAGACGGTGGTGGTCAGCACCCAGCATCTGGACGGGCTGGGCAGGGCCAAGCCCCGCGGCCGGAGCCAGTCCGCCTTCGATGAGGAGGTGCTGGCCCAGGTGCGGGAAGGGGTCATCGACCACGTCATCAACCCGGTCGTTCCGCCGGACTGGCGCGCCAAGGGCATGACGATCCACGTCAACCCCACGGGCAAGTTCGTCATCGGCGGGCCGCACGGCGACGCGGGCCTCACCGGTCGCAAGATCTTTTTCGACACCTACGGCGGCATGGGCCGCCACGGCGGCGGCGCCTTCTCGGGCAAGGACCCCAGCAAGGTGGACCGCAGCGCGGCCTACGCCTGCCGTTGGGTGGCCAAGCACCTGGTCCGGGCCGGCCTTGCCCGGCGCTGCGAGATCCAGGTCGCCTATGCCATCGGCGTGGCCGAACCCGTCTCCATCAATGTCAACTCCTTTGGTACCAGCCAGGTCAAGGATGAGCAGCTGGTCAAGCTGGTGCGCCGCCATGTGGATCTGCGCCCGGCGGCCATGATCGAGCGCCTGGGCCTGCTCAGCCCCATCTATGCCGCCACCTCGGCCTACGGGCATTTCGGGCGGGAGGAGTTCCCCTGGGAGCAGGTGGACGAGGGGCTGCTGAAGAAGCTGTCGCGCTAG
- a CDS encoding RNA-binding S4 domain-containing protein yields MTPNRPRPAAPEPASRPEPLVRVDKWLQVARIFKTRSQAGEAIDAGHVKLDGSRVKAGHIVKRGETLEVIKASRRLWLTVLGVAERPLPPPEARALYELREEVERLEGFSDEQRETLRVMRAMDRAAQASRKGLGRPTKKDRRDLGRH; encoded by the coding sequence ATGACACCCAACCGCCCCCGTCCAGCCGCGCCTGAGCCGGCCAGCCGCCCGGAGCCCCTCGTCCGTGTGGACAAATGGCTGCAGGTGGCGCGCATCTTCAAGACGCGCAGCCAGGCCGGCGAGGCCATCGACGCGGGCCACGTCAAACTGGATGGAAGCCGGGTCAAGGCGGGGCACATCGTCAAACGCGGCGAGACGCTGGAGGTGATCAAGGCGTCGCGTCGCCTCTGGCTGACGGTGCTGGGCGTGGCCGAGCGCCCCTTGCCGCCGCCCGAGGCGCGGGCCCTGTACGAGCTGCGCGAAGAGGTCGAACGCCTGGAGGGTTTCAGCGATGAGCAGCGCGAGACCCTGCGGGTGATGCGGGCCATGGACCGCGCCGCCCAGGCCTCGCGCAAGGGCCTCGGTCGGCCCACCAAGAAGGATCGACGCGACCTGGGGCGTCATTGA
- a CDS encoding sugar phosphate nucleotidyltransferase, with the protein MKAILPVAGKGTRLRPLAHTYPKALIPIAGRPMIDWILDPLVRAGLEEAVFIVGWLGAEIEEHVRRQYSGLRLRFVPQGEMLGLGHAIHLGLDEGDGEVFIVLGDTLFEADVAAIRAAPHSVLGVKEVSDPRRFGVAELADGRIVRLVEKPAEPRSNLALIGLYNIKDGDALRRTLSFMIRDGIKTRGEYQITDALQQMIDQGHVFEPWGIEGWFDCGKKETLLATNRHFLDQLDKRREAVRSGDSLLIPPVHLGEGVKLSRSIIGPNVSVGDGASIRDAVIEDSLLCEGVRLEGVVLKDAVLGRDAMVRQPPRALHLSDNTEVDG; encoded by the coding sequence GTGAAAGCCATCCTGCCCGTGGCCGGCAAAGGCACCCGGCTGAGACCCCTGGCCCATACCTATCCCAAAGCGCTCATCCCCATCGCCGGTCGGCCCATGATCGACTGGATCCTGGATCCCCTCGTGCGGGCCGGCCTGGAGGAGGCCGTCTTCATCGTGGGCTGGTTGGGGGCGGAGATCGAAGAGCATGTGCGCCGCCAATACAGCGGCCTGCGCCTGCGCTTCGTGCCCCAGGGCGAGATGCTGGGCCTGGGCCACGCCATCCACCTGGGACTGGACGAGGGGGACGGCGAGGTCTTCATCGTGCTGGGCGACACGCTCTTCGAGGCCGATGTGGCGGCCATCCGGGCGGCGCCCCACTCCGTCCTGGGCGTCAAGGAGGTGTCCGATCCCCGGCGCTTCGGCGTGGCCGAACTGGCCGACGGCCGTATCGTGCGGCTGGTGGAGAAGCCGGCCGAGCCGCGCAGCAACCTGGCCCTCATCGGGTTGTACAACATCAAGGATGGCGATGCCCTGCGCCGCACCCTGTCCTTCATGATCCGGGACGGGATCAAGACCCGCGGCGAGTACCAGATCACCGACGCCCTGCAGCAGATGATCGACCAGGGCCACGTCTTCGAACCCTGGGGCATCGAGGGCTGGTTCGATTGCGGCAAAAAGGAGACCCTGCTCGCCACCAACCGGCATTTCCTGGACCAGCTGGACAAGCGGCGGGAGGCGGTGCGGTCAGGGGACAGCCTGCTTATTCCCCCAGTCCACCTGGGCGAAGGTGTGAAGCTCTCCCGCTCCATCATCGGCCCCAATGTCAGCGTGGGGGACGGCGCCAGCATCCGCGACGCCGTGATCGAGGACTCCCTGCTCTGCGAGGGGGTCCGCCTCGAGGGCGTCGTGCTCAAGGATGCGGTGCTTGGCCGCGACGCCATGGTGCGCCAGCCGCCCCGCGCCCTGCACTTGTCGGACAACACGGAAGTGGACGGCTAG
- a CDS encoding sigma 54-interacting transcriptional regulator translates to MKCLRSYSEFFEHSAGMRLFDERQFVKALEHFEAEIQKSPDRKVREYARFYSAKCCYVLGQYPRAKRSLIMANKWAGKAEERPLRMACVFTLATLEVAMGNHEKGLSIYEKFRSLYEGRLEPYDRTMVLINLALTHLRLQNLEEADLLLDRAQGFAERAADSHLDTYIHYYRALLSQRRGEQGQAQDHLERAVELAEQSGDPYDQARCHWQAGNYWLRRERYDNALKSLKKAIRIAKKAGFKVEASKCLNDYAWAYFKKGRLSEAKSYAEEAILTGREAGLDTGNYLDTLEQINAHINDFYEEEKLIAELERETAREFELVGYSDSIIQLADSIKTFGPCNDPVLIYGETGTGKELVAHAVHITSPRQDKPFIKRNCAAIPENLMESELFGHIKGSFTGATADRKGIFEEANGGTLFLDEIGEMPPSLQSKLLRVLENGEFYRVGSSELIRVDVRVIAATNRQLVPEMNKGNFREDLFFRLNTVRLDIPPLRDRREDISVLVNHFLFGLNEEYDKYYKVLSEDALQALEAYAFPGNVRELKNIIRAAYLTSKGRMIAAADITRFFQAGMPVQVRQGVAAPVVEAEPSFALEAEAAAAPSQLEDEGRLVPFASAELMDKASLKDYVLAAEKRYLISVLKHCDSVNKACAVLQISRPTFYQKLKVHGISLSNKRLV, encoded by the coding sequence ATGAAATGCCTGCGCAGCTATAGCGAGTTCTTCGAACACTCCGCCGGCATGCGGCTCTTTGACGAGCGCCAATTCGTCAAGGCGCTGGAACACTTCGAAGCGGAAATCCAGAAGTCCCCCGACCGCAAGGTGCGGGAGTACGCGCGTTTCTACTCCGCCAAGTGCTGCTACGTGCTGGGACAGTACCCGCGGGCCAAGCGCTCCCTCATCATGGCCAACAAGTGGGCGGGCAAGGCCGAGGAGCGCCCCCTGCGCATGGCCTGCGTCTTCACCCTGGCCACCCTGGAAGTGGCGATGGGCAACCATGAGAAGGGTCTGAGCATCTACGAGAAGTTCCGCTCCTTGTATGAGGGGCGGCTCGAACCCTACGACCGCACCATGGTGCTCATCAATCTGGCCCTGACCCACCTGCGCCTGCAGAACCTGGAGGAGGCGGACCTGCTGCTTGACCGGGCGCAAGGTTTTGCCGAGCGCGCCGCCGATTCCCACCTCGATACCTACATCCATTACTACCGCGCCCTGCTGTCCCAGCGGCGCGGCGAGCAAGGCCAGGCCCAGGACCACCTGGAGAGGGCCGTCGAACTGGCCGAGCAGAGCGGCGATCCTTACGACCAGGCCCGCTGCCACTGGCAGGCGGGCAACTACTGGCTGCGCCGGGAACGCTACGACAACGCCCTCAAGTCCCTGAAGAAGGCCATCCGCATCGCCAAGAAGGCCGGTTTCAAGGTGGAGGCCTCCAAGTGCCTCAACGACTATGCCTGGGCCTACTTCAAGAAGGGGCGTCTGAGCGAAGCCAAGAGCTATGCCGAGGAGGCGATCCTGACCGGCCGCGAAGCCGGCCTGGACACGGGCAACTACCTGGACACCCTGGAGCAGATCAACGCCCACATCAACGATTTCTACGAGGAAGAGAAACTGATCGCCGAGCTGGAGCGGGAGACGGCCCGTGAGTTCGAACTGGTGGGTTACAGCGATTCCATCATCCAGCTGGCGGATTCCATCAAGACCTTCGGCCCCTGCAACGATCCCGTCCTGATCTACGGCGAGACGGGCACCGGCAAGGAGCTGGTCGCCCACGCCGTCCACATCACCTCGCCGCGCCAGGACAAGCCCTTCATCAAGCGCAATTGCGCCGCCATCCCGGAAAACCTGATGGAGTCGGAGCTGTTCGGCCACATCAAGGGCAGCTTCACGGGCGCCACGGCGGACCGCAAGGGCATTTTCGAGGAGGCCAACGGCGGCACGCTCTTCCTCGACGAGATCGGCGAGATGCCGCCCAGCCTGCAATCAAAACTGCTCCGCGTCCTCGAGAACGGCGAGTTCTACCGGGTCGGCTCCTCCGAGCTGATCCGGGTGGATGTGCGCGTCATCGCCGCCACCAACCGGCAGCTGGTGCCAGAGATGAACAAGGGCAACTTCCGCGAGGACCTCTTCTTCCGGCTCAACACCGTGCGCCTCGACATTCCTCCCCTGCGCGATCGCCGGGAGGATATCTCCGTGTTGGTCAATCATTTTCTCTTCGGCTTGAACGAAGAGTACGACAAGTACTACAAGGTACTCAGCGAGGACGCCCTGCAGGCCCTGGAAGCCTATGCCTTCCCCGGCAACGTGCGGGAGTTGAAGAACATCATCCGCGCCGCCTATCTGACCAGCAAGGGGCGGATGATCGCAGCGGCGGACATCACGCGCTTCTTCCAGGCCGGCATGCCCGTGCAGGTGAGGCAGGGGGTGGCGGCCCCGGTAGTGGAAGCGGAGCCGAGCTTCGCGCTGGAGGCGGAGGCTGCCGCTGCCCCGTCGCAGTTGGAGGACGAAGGCCGTCTCGTGCCCTTCGCCTCGGCCGAACTGATGGACAAGGCCAGCCTGAAGGATTATGTCCTCGCCGCCGAGAAGCGCTATCTGATCAGCGTGCTCAAGCATTGCGACAGCGTCAACAAGGCCTGCGCCGTGTTGCAGATTTCGCGACCCACTTTCTACCAGAAGTTGAAGGTGCATGGGATCTCGCTGTCCAACAAGCGTTTGGTTTGA